GGTGGGTGAATATTGAATATATCCATGctattacatacattacatttatttgggcgatttacaatgaaatatgtttttcaCAATCAactaaagaaaatatttcagacatcaatAAGTTAGACTGACATTATTTTAgtatcataatcttcaaatgttttgcatTTGTTAGTAATTTCtaatttttgaaaagaaaattatcctcatttttagaaatattgttTTCCACTTACTAGTAGTAGTCACCCAAGGAACTTGTATCTGTCACTACGGCTGTACTCCATCACATCATTGTTTGGTaatcactcactcaggtcaTCATTTCACACGAAAGAATACAGTCAGTCAGTGTGTTCTTGTGTTAAAAACAAAGAATGAAGAAAGCCTGCAGACTATTTTTGGCTAAATCTTATAAAACCGATGTATTCAGTTTTTACTTTCTGTATTTCGATAATTGATACCACTTCCTCCTGAAGTCACTTCTGAAATAAAACCTCGTTTATTACCATATCCACAGGGTCCAACTAATTGCACCAAGTGTAGAAATGTTAAAGATGGCCTGAAATGTACAGGAGTGTGTCCTCTTCTAAAGTACCCGGATGGAAATAACACATGTCAAAATTGTCATCCTTATTGTACACAAGTCGGTGATAACGCAGGGTGAGAAATTCTTAGTTTTAATATTACCAAGTATTGACCTTAATATcgatataaatacataattttcaCAAGTGCAATAGGATTTGTCATTTCACCTTTCATGGGGTCATGctatgcttctgtctgtctgtctgtctgtctgtctgtctgtctgactgtctgtctcaCAGTCTGTCAGAAAATGATTGTTGCAGCATTAATCCTAATGAAACATTCTACAGATCTGTATGGTAATGCAAGAATTGAATAAGTTTTTGTAAACATcctttacatattaattatgcatatttaAAGATTTTCAGTATTTAGACAATAGCACAATCCTTACGGTGGCCATTCAATGTGCATCTGGTTATTTGTTGCTTAAACACTCTCTGTTCGGATGAATATAACTGAGGAAATCCTCAAAACCTATAAGTGTATGCTATCATAAAAGCATATATCCATTTTCGATTTTAGCTGCACCGGACCAGAATTGTTTGTTGGATATGAAGGTTGTAATTCCTGTGATCAAGTGTACTTGGAAAGATTGGATGATGAAAATCCTAATAATATTACAGTaagttacattttatgttgCTATGTATGTTAATATTTCCTAGCAATGGGATAGAAAGGTTTCGCTTACAGTTAAAGAGCTTCGTAATtgcaatatatcatattttgtgaTATTCGATAactataccatgcacgagccagcttcaacaaaaatatgtaatatatacttCGATcgtctacgtcatgacaacgcgtgtctattTCACGACAACACAtatgtctacgtcactgattctgctgtCTGTGTTCGCAATATGAGTCAattgttcaaaattgtcattgcgcacactttccccaatttttaaaaaacgtattactggcgatggtataattatattattccccagtatttttctttatttaagTGAATAATATTCGTGATTTAAGGGATGTCACTACTCGTCGACacggtcacgagtattttcctttgttgaatgaagaaaactattggggaataatatctaattatcaaatTGCATAGTAAACGTAGGTAAATGTTTATAGCGAATAGAAAATGCTTTCAATTGAACTTTCTCTTCCAGGTAGAGTATTAtatctatgtatatttgttttagaATATTTCCTGTTATATTTTAGGCTACATGCATGGAAAAGGGAACTCCGTGTCTCAAGAACAGCATCGAATACATCCCACATAATGGCCTATATAAAGACATAAAGGTAAAATTACGTACACTATTGTTGTTACATAAAAACAGTCATTAGTAATATTTCCTTCAAGGCAGAAAATGAACATCAAGGTTGTTTTACTCCTAGGCCTTATGATATTGTTAAAATAATATGCAGTCCGATCTTCATCTGTAAAGTTACATTTTTATGAGTGGGTAACgtcataaatcataaatgttGCATTTTGGGAAGATTTTAAAATTACTCTGTGATCGATGAAAGTGGTGGAGATTGTATATGCTGTGGAGATTTTAAGAACAATGTTTTATGTAGCTAGAAATGACATCGCAAAATTAAAACCAAAAGGTCAGTGTCTATTAGTTGAAGTACAACATATTAATTACGTTATATTATGTCtagtttaaatgttgatttttattgGAATGTTCTGCCTCTTCTCTGTCCTTCACTCTTCTCATTTGACCCATCTTGTGCGCATGATCAACGTTGCTTATAATTCGAAGGTAAACATGCATCTCCTTATTTCTACAAAACATAGGTGTGTGAAGCATGTCATCCTGATTGCCAGAACTGCAACAGTGATGTCCACTCTTGTAATACGTGCTTACATCATTCAAATGGAAGTCGTTCTTCCTGCAGCAACAACTGTACGAATCCAGACTACTTCAtagaattacatacatgtaaaccatGTCATCACGAATGTAAAGACGGTTGTACTGGTGAGAGTAATCAACATTGTAACGACTGCAAACATTACAGAGATAAGGAAAATGATAAGGTAAACGTTACCTATTGTATATCTTGAATCGATCTATTAATCTTTATCTATTTAGATATTTGCCCCTTTATCATTCATCAATCCAGCCATATATCTATCGTTGTGATATCGCCCAGCCTGTACGATTCTAGGCCTTCGCTCCACTATTACATACCCAGAAACATGGACCCGTGGTCCATACAAACGGACGAAGGCACCATCTTGTTAACGTTCAAGAACGACAAAAGTGTCCACTACACTCTCATCCAAGTCAGTGTGGCATGTCAAATGCAATAGGCGACCAACTCAGGTGACAATAACAATCTTCATGTCAGCCACTACTTTTAGAGCACCAACAACAGACACATGCCAAAATGGTACTCGTACCATGGCACTGGACAACACCAGACGTGATATATTGTCATCAGCCACGTACACAATGGTTAATAGAACTGGGCCAAAATTCCACTACACTACATCTACTAAAACTATCTGTCAATATACCCATtgaaaaatgtatattatttttcttcagGTAACCTGTGTATCTGAATGCCCTAAAGATCGTCGTAACGTGACAGTAAACAACACATGCGTTTGGACGTGTAAGACCAATGCTTTGGTCAAATGCGATAGCCACACCATTCCATGTCGCAAAGCCTGCACGAATGGTTGCACTGATGAAAAATATAGCAGTTGTTGCGAAAGAGAACAATGTGGCATGAACGTCCTTGAATCGGACCTTCCAATTCATTCATGTGCAAACACATACAGACCAGCGGCACTTGAATATCATTTACTAGCAAAGtgcttgtatttttttttatttcaatctttCAATTATCACCTTTTTCAAATAGATTAATAAAGTTACATCGATCAACCCGTTGTGAAgtattatgtaatttgcataattaatgatttcagtTATTAGACTATATTTAAAGATTCCAACCTCAAAAtccatataatttagtacatacaccAATAATTACAAAGCGCGCATGTTCTTAAAAGATTATTGACGTAGCTGTTAGTTTTAATTATCTGGTTAATCTGAATTAGTCAGGGCGCTAAggctgaaattttgaaaaaaaaattgcccggcttgaagtacaaatttGTGCAGTATGTTTGTTTAGAGTAACATCTAGGCCCgcagaaaactgatgttgcccctccggattctcttgcgcaaactcacaggagacggttgccatggtaacattgacattattttgaaggatgctaaaacattaaaaatgacATCTCGTGCCTCAGAAATGATATAATCATGATtaaagtatgtttatatatatttaaggGATAAGGAACTCAATCATTACATGACCTTTTCAATTCAAGCTCAGGGTCATACTCACAATTCAAGGTCAACTTAATTTGTTGCACTTTTATCGAAACATTCATTGAAACTATTCTGTATACTACCGTCAGATTTGACTGGTAAAGATGTAAATTGGTCAGAAAATAGTCAAACATACAGTCTTTCcttaaaacatgaaaaaagtatatatgaagttgttttgtagcAAAAAGCTGTTACCAAGGCAACTGCTGTCAATCCCCAATTATACCAAAGTTTTAATATACTAATCTGAAAGTGCTGTTGATATGATAGaagtgtttgtatatagggTTTTGGAGACAAGCAATTCACTGATTAATTATTCTttcgatccaaggtcaaggtcattgtcaaaaaaaatcaaggtcatcttaattttttgtaatttttaaaataccGTCGGTATCCGTTCTATACCTAACATCACACATAatctttacagatgaaaatcgctcagaaaatagcaaattatttagtctttcaggaaaaatTCAGCAAAGGCATACTTCTGTTACCAAAACAACTGGTAGCAAGTTCACCAAAATATGAAGGTACTGAATGTTGCAGGGTCCCAAAGTGCCACAGATATGATGGACGTGTCTGTATATAGGTTTTAGGGGACGGGCAACACACTTATCACAAGGTCGTAtcgatccaaggtcaaggtcataagTCTAATTACAAGCTTTAAGATCACCTAAATTTTTCTCCTTTATCGAAACACCCACATAAGGTTTTTGCTATAAACAACTACAGACATCAAATAGCAAATCagatagcaaattatatagtctgTCATACATTTTGTAGCAAAGGCGTATTAGGGTCAGCTT
The Glandiceps talaboti chromosome 23, keGlaTala1.1, whole genome shotgun sequence genome window above contains:
- the LOC144452738 gene encoding epidermal growth factor receptor-like → MCVLSYSYTIVVLVFSVLLIRQSNSLDSCHNNRLTRQVGDSRSCDLYITDSPNRKVCPGIGRRELGNYEQIDINNIHMFKNCTIIDGSILITRSTILGDEFLGFGGLEEERLQVFSSVKCITGYLAILWLSRETDLSAFRNVEVILGQEVYEGFSFVVLDTNVTYLGLTSLHRIDNGDVYIKWNPSLCYVTKAMLRKLLVSAFSGGNIEGQFVDYGHNGQTCEKDGFVCDSECTNIGCWGPGPTQCMECKHFKIEDKCIFECDTNNKDISMHQTSTNECNYCHDECMGACFGPGPTNCTKCRNVKDGLKCTGVCPLLKYPDGNNTCQNCHPYCTQVGDNAGCTGPELFVGYEGCNSCDQVYLERLDDENPNNITATCMEKGTPCLKNSIEYIPHNGLYKDIKVCEACHPDCQNCNSDVHSCNTCLHHSNGSRSSCSNNCTNPDYFIELHTCKPCHHECKDGCTGESNQHCNDCKHYRDKENDKVTCVSECPKDRRNVTVNNTCVWTCKTNALVKCDSHTIPCRKACTNGCTDEKYSSCCEREQCGMNVLESDLPIHSCANTYRPAALEYHLLAKCLYFFLFQSFNYHLFQID